tttctctttttcggtTTTACTAATTTTGATGCAACTGGAAAATCATTTTGCATCAGTGATGGGACTTGGGAGAGTAGGCAAAGTCCGAGGCCGAGCCGGGGGCGCCGCGGTAAGCGGCGGCAAGGCCAAACCGTGACGTGAGCGGCCTGGAACCGAAGACGACGCAAAAGCAATGTCGTCGGTGGACGGGAGTCCCTGATCGGTGCAGGTGCGGAGGCCGGAGACTCGCTGAATACGAAATCGGGACGGGGGTGGCGGAAGCACGGCGGATGCGGCGGCTTGAGCAGGGCGACGCGTGCGGCGAACGTATGGAACGGACAGGGATGAAATCGGCTGAAAGTAACCAAAAAAATGAGCCAATGGTTgtgataagagcatctacagccgggcgcctCAAGCCCGTCTCATACGTCCGGGCGGGCCACTCAATCACTGGCCGGTCACGATTTTTCGACCCAGACAGTCCTAAAAAAGCATCAAACGCCCGGACTGGCCGGCACCCCTCAtatgcagcccaaaaatggggtggATTTGGGGGCGCCCGCCATGTAGAACTGGCGAAGGGGTCTCAAGCGGACTCACCCGGAAATCCGGCGGTCCGACAGAGGCCTCCTCCATCGCCGTGGTGTGAACCCCGCGTTGTGCCGCTCCGGCTCGCCGCCCGAGACCAAATACGCCTATTTAACCCGGCCGACGTCCCGCAACCCTAGCCCATCCCCCTCCCCCTATCCCTTTCCGCGTCGCCAGTCCGAaaccatccacctcctccctctcccgctcCGGCGCTCTGTCCATGCTCCGGCGCTCCGCCATGGTCCAGAGCAAGATCACCTACTACGCAATGCTCACGCTCTACGGGATCCAGTAGGAGATCCGGGCAAGACAAGCCGCGAGCGCCACCCGCATCGTTGTCGGGCTGCCTCCGGActctccggaggaggaggaggaggaggagcagcccaGGGAAGAGGAGGAACAGGAGCTGGCTCCGATGGAGGTGGAGCAGCAGGAACATGAGCTGCTgggcttcaacatggagcaggcggaggcggaggagatggcgaagcagcaggccatcctagagtccatccaggatgaggtcTATGTGGAGGGCAACCGGGCGTTCCTCCGTCAGAAGCAGGCGTCCGACGCGCTCCTCACCGAACTCGACGCAGAGATAGAGGCGAAGGAGGCCGGAGCAAAGCAGCCAGAGCTGCAGCTGCCGCCCATGCTGCCGGAGTCGGGCACGGAGATCGTCGACATCTCCGACGATGAGTAGCTAGGTGATCGACGTAGTACGTAGGTTTATTCCGTTTGCATATCCTTGTATGGATTTAAGAATCTAGTATAAGATGTCTGGATGCAACTACTGAAATTTGAGACGTGTCCGGACATTGCCTGCGGACGTGCCCAGGCACGTCGGCGGGCTTTTGAGGGGCCATATTTGACATattcggctgtagatgctctaaggggtGTGTGTACACCCGGGAGCAGCCACACCTTTCCAAAAAAATTGCAAACAACTGTTGAATAGATGTCCATCATTTTTAGCAATAATTTTTTGTTAGATTTTAATTAATTTAAATTCCAGTTTAAGTAGGAGTACTAGATTATGCTGTTTCAATCTTTCATGTGCTCCACTAAACCAGCTAGTGGTGCTGGTGGAACATATTCTTATTTTATGACACATTTAGTCAACTCGATCGATCACCAGCCGCGCATTAGCATCCTAATAAAATCTGGTGGTGGGGAGCAGAGAGACATGCGTATCCTACGGATCACGGCACGCACCATGGTAGTACACTTTGTTAATCCTCATCCTCATTTACAAAACCCAGCTCCAGGCAAGGCAGCAGGCAACAGCAAACAGAAGAGGGGAAAAAAAGTACACTACCAGTGAACATGCGGCCGGAACGTTTCATTCGATCGGCACGTACAGCGGCACACGCCCTACAAGATGCTGGTGAACATCTGGCTGACCAGGTTCGAGTACGACGCCGGCGCGTTGCTGTCGGCCGCGGACGCCGGCTGCTGCTtgacgacggcgggggcggcggcgccgacgCGGCGGTCGTGCTCCTTGACTAGCTCGTGCGCGAACCGCTCCAGCTTCTCCGCGTTGGTCTGCTCCGCGAGCTTCTTCCCGCGGAATAGCACCGACTCCACGTTCTTCTGCGACAGCATCTCCTCCGCCGCCACGcaccccttcgccgccgccgccgcgcatcgGCCGCCCCGCGGCGACCCCATCGCCTGGATGCGGGTGTAGTTGCTTGTCCTGTTATGTCCGAACGCCATGGCCACCGCTTGATCCACCTGCCGGAAAAAAGTCGGAGGAAGATTCGCAGTGAGCACGGAGAACAAGATGCATGCAGAATGGACCTCGCTTGCAAGCGAAGGTAGAGAATCCTAGTGCGTTGGTATTGTCGTCGTACCATGTCGGACACGCCCTCGGCGGCGATCCTGACGATCTCGGACGTCGAGGCGCCGCCGGTGCCGACGGCGGGGCGCTGCTCGCCCTCGCCGCTGCCGATGGAGATGACCAGCAGGTCCTCCACGCCGGAGGCCAGCGGGAACTCGCGCTTGTTGTTGAGCACGTGCGTGATGGCCGCCGCCGTGGGGTTGCCGAGCGCCACGCCGCCGCCCACGGCCACGATGCGGGTCGACCCGTCGCACGACCACACCTCCACCGCCGAGGACGAGCGGTCCGACCCGGCGCAGGTCGCCGCGCACACGTCGCGCAGGCGGAAGTCGTAGGCCGGCTTCTCGACGGCGTCGGCGCGGGAGAAGAGGAACGGCGCCCCCGTGGCGAGGTCGTAGCACGGGACGAGCACCGGCCGCGCCGTGTCACGGAGCGTCAGGTCGCCGAACACCTTGCAGAACGCGGCTCCGCCGGCCGGGCGACGGAGCAGCGCGCGGAGGCTCCCGGACGACGACGACCAGCCGCGGCGGAGGCTGCGCACGAGGAACGCGAGCGCGTCCTCGGCGGAGTAGAGCGGCCGCGCGTCGTCCTTGCCGCGCGCCACCAGCATGGCCGCCAGCACGCCGCCGGCGCCGGAGCCCGCGGCCACGTCGAAGAAGTCCGCCAGACGGGCCTTGGGGTCCCCAGTGCGCCGCCGCAGGGACGCCTCCAGCCTCACCAGCGCCGCGCCGGCCAGCAGCCCGTCGGCGGCGCGCCCACCGCCGTCGATCGACAGTATGCACACCTTACCGGCCTGCGCCCGCGGGGGCGTCGCCTTCCCAGACGCTGCCGGCGTATGCGGCGAGCCTCCGCCGAAGAGAAGCTTGGGGTCGTCGTAGCCGAACAGGAACTTGCTCTCGAGGATGGAGAAGA
This window of the Triticum aestivum cultivar Chinese Spring chromosome 5D, IWGSC CS RefSeq v2.1, whole genome shotgun sequence genome carries:
- the LOC123125673 gene encoding patatin-like protein 3, with translation MPATARCSALHARPPCAHSRTQNASSQLGARAPAGVDQRMEAAPVGPAAAMDVDKLTYEIFSILESKFLFGYDDPKLLFGGGSPHTPAASGKATPPRAQAGKVCILSIDGGGRAADGLLAGAALVRLEASLRRRTGDPKARLADFFDVAAGSGAGGVLAAMLVARGKDDARPLYSAEDALAFLVRSLRRGWSSSSGSLRALLRRPAGGAAFCKVFGDLTLRDTARPVLVPCYDLATGAPFLFSRADAVEKPAYDFRLRDVCAATCAGSDRSSSAVEVWSCDGSTRIVAVGGGVALGNPTAAAITHVLNNKREFPLASGVEDLLVISIGSGEGEQRPAVGTGGASTSEIVRIAAEGVSDMVDQAVAMAFGHNRTSNYTRIQAMGSPRGGRCAAAAAKGCVAAEEMLSQKNVESVLFRGKKLAEQTNAEKLERFAHELVKEHDRRVGAAAPAVVKQQPASAADSNAPASYSNLVSQMFTSIL